A genome region from Trachemys scripta elegans isolate TJP31775 chromosome 2, CAS_Tse_1.0, whole genome shotgun sequence includes the following:
- the TMX3 gene encoding protein disulfide-isomerase TMX3 isoform X2 produces the protein MFEHVHKRHRVLFLYVGGESPLKEKYIEVASELIVYTYFFSASEEVLPEFVTLPELPAVVVFKDGTYFVYDEYEDGDLSSWINRERFQGYLNVDGFTLYELGDTGKLVAIAIIDDKNSSAEHTRLKSVIQEVAKDYRDHFHRNFQFGHMDGNDYINSLLMDDLTIPTVVVLNTSNQQYFLPDRRIESTEDLVQFINNILDGTVEAQGGDGFLQRIKRIIYDAKSTVMSVFKSSPLLGCFLFGLPLGVISIMCYGICTVDSFGGVEENETSKKETGDRELTDEGSEEEQEQENKEKSAEISDGEHGQKHIFDKKQD, from the exons ATGTTTGAACATGTGCACAAGAGGCATCGTGTACTTTTTTTGTATGTTGGTGGGGAATCTCCTTTAAAG GAGAAATACATAGAAGTTGCTTCAGAACTAATTGTCTATACGTACTTTTTTTCTGCCTCAGAAGAGGTGCTACCTGAG TTTGTGACACTTCCTGAATTGCCTGCTGTTGTGGTCTTCAAAGATGGAACTTACTTTGTATATGATG AATATGAAGATGGTGATCTATCATCTTGGATAAACCGAGAGAGATTCCAAGGGTATCTTAATGTAGATGGGTTTACACTCTATGAACTTGGAGATACAG GAAAACTTGTGGCTATTGCGATTATTGATGACAAAAACTCTTCAGCTGAGCATACCAG gctaaAGTCTGTTATTCAAGAAGTCGCTAAAGATTACAGAGACCATTTTCACAG GAACTTCCAGTTTGGCCATATGGATGGTAACGACTATATTAATAGCTTACTAATGGA TGACTTGACAATCCCCACTGTTGTCGTATTGAACACTTCCAACCAACAGTATTTTCTACCAGATAGACGCATTGAGAGTACCGAAGACCTGGTTCAGTTCATTAATAACATCTTAGATGGTACAGTCGAA GCACAAGGTGGTGATGGGTTTCTGCAACGAATCAAGAGAATAATTTATGATGCCAAGTCTACTGTAATG TCTGTATTCAAGAGTTCTCCACTTCTGGGCTGCTTTCTCTTTGGTCTGCCACTGGGTGTCATCAGCATCATGTGTTATGGAATCTGCACAGTTGACAGCTTTGGAGGTGTAGAGGAAAATGAGACATCTaaaaaagaaactggagataGGGAACTTACAGATGAAGGCAGTGAAGAAGAACAAGagcaggaaaacaaagaaaaatctgcagAAATTTCAGATGGAGAACATGGACAGAAACATATATTTGATAAGAAACAAGACTAA